CACTTCATTACCCAAGGTAATCCCTTTCCAGAGAGGATGGACTAGATGCCCCTGAACTCCTGCCTTGCTCGAGAAAACATTTCATTTGGAAGTTCTGTGTTCAAGAGCTCCTGTCCAGATTGTTAGGCATGGTCCCTTCAAACCCAGAGTCTTGTGTCCCTGAATCAAACCTCAGTGTTGTCAACTAAGCGTCAATTCACAGTACCCAGATGGGCCACCCCATTGCTGCTGATTTTACAGAGATATTTATTACAGTCGATTGACTTTCTAGGTTCCAACCCAGAAATGATTTCCAAGTAGAGATTTCTGAAATAATGGAGTAGGATCTCCCAAAATTTCATCCCATTGGTCTCCCAGAGAATAGTTCACGTCATGAAAACTAAATGCAATCTGAAGGAGTTAAGGTGATGGCCATCCAACTATCCTAGGTAACTAGGCTACCACTAACCCACTATTATGTAAGGCTTCACAGGTTTCATAACCTAACTCAGACTCAGAATTCTCTCtagaaaatggagatattaatagtTCAACTCACAGTATTGTTGTAAAGATcgaatcaaattaaattaatgaGGTCTATGTACGAGGtctgttgtcattcagtcatttttcagttatgcctGCCTCTTCATAACCCACTTTTCACATGCGACTTATTCTGTCTCTATCTGAATCCCCACATGATATGGATAATACTATCCATAGAGTAGAAAGTCTGAAAAATCTATTGAGGTCTTGACTTTGTAAAATAAGTCCTTCTCTCTCTTGAAATTATCAGAAcctccctagctgtgtggccttgggcaagccacttaaccctgtctgccttgcaaaaacctaaaaaaaaaaaaaaaagaaaaagaaaaaagaaattatcagaacctgaaacagaaaaaaaatcatgatagaAACGTTTCTTCACAATTAATTCTATCTGAGAATCTCAACCCAACTGGAGACATTTCAGACAACTATTAATAATATAGTAATtcagggcaactgggtggtgcagtagataagagtaccggccctgtagtcaggaggacctgagtttaaatctggcctcagacacttaataattaagctagctgtgtggccttgggcaagccacttaaccccactgcttttcaaaaacctaaaaaaattaaaataaaataaaaataatcatcaaaataatataGTAATTCACAAAAGACTCTCCTTTGCATATCTCTTCCAAGAttttgggggggtgttttttctttttcctacaattcgttttttttcttttccctacaaAATTGATCTTACCAGGATTGAAAACTCAGAAGGTCTAGCAAAACCTCTCAGATAATGAAATTCCTCATGCTAATGATGAACTTTTGACCAACCAGAACATGTCCAAATGTAAATGAAGGACAACCTTTAACCAGAAGAGCCTGCCTTCACAAGTCTACAATGAGTAGTGGCTCAAAAGTATAAAAATGCATCATTCAGATTAAAAGGGGAGTCAACCTCCAGAAAATCAataaatcagcatttattaagaggcTGCTGTGGGCTAGTCATTGTGCCAAGCATTAGATGTAATCCAAATGATATACTCTGAGTATTATAGATCAAATGGACAACATTTCTTCTATGATGGTGCAGGAAATTATAAttctaatattaaaataaaggaattccATGACTTAGGAAAAAATGTATTGCCAGTCAAGTGACTAATCcattaattatttctaaattaacttacatggaaaaataatttcattcatttaccGATTTTTGCATTGGTTATACTCAAAGACCAGCCTAGAACCATCAAAATCACTCACTCACTTTCTGAGATGGGAATAAGAATTTCTCCATACCAAATTCACAAATTTTCAGTCATGGAAATCTTCCTATTCTTCTTTTTATTGTCAGAGGGCACATGGGAGACCTAAAACTTCCTTaaacttttctgtcattttaataGCTAACAAAGATGAGGACTTTGTATTGCCCCAACTTGGGTGAAAATCACTCGTTTCCGTACTGTTGTCTTTCTGGGGATAAAGCATTTGCCTCTTGCCTTCTAATGGAGGACACGTCTACATTGTACCTATGCCAGCACAGGTGTGACAAAACTCCATAAGGTCTCTGGGAAGATGGTGGTCCCATTGACCCTGAAATGGGAGAGCTGAGCTTTGACTGATGGGGTTTAGGATCCCCCAGGGACAGTTTAaactctctgtttctgtctttacACATTTGGAGGCAAATGTTACTCAAAGGATCATGGGTATGGATGACCTTGGGATGCTAAATGGGGAGGGCTTCTATATGTATTCTAAGGAACTTGGAGAGATAGCTAAACggctttctcctcctcttcctcttctatttgtcctcctcttctctcttcctccactTCTTCCTTACTGCAGGAATACTAGAAAAGAAACATAGAACTCTCTCTCCTCCTGCCCCAtccacatgtacacacacacacacacacacacacacacacacacacacacagagagggTCCTAGATCTAGGCTGGAACGGCTGTGGAGTTCAGATTccttttacaggtaaggaaactgaggtacagagcaTTTCAGTGATTTGTCTAGTTGCCAGTacctggggcaggatttgaacctggctcTTTCTGATGCTAAATCTAGTGCATTATCATTTGTTTAGGAAACCCCCAAGTCATTTCATAAACATTATGGTGCATGAATGGCAGAGCCTTGAGGGGTTGTCCCGTCTTCATCCCCAAACTTCAGAAGAACCCACTGGTCTTTTGAGGTGAACTGAGGAGTCAGCCAAAAGGTGACCACTACCACCACCAGCTGGATGACTGCCTAAGTGGAGTACTGGGCCTGCCAGTAAgaagatcaaatctggtctcagatgcttactaatatgccagcctgggcaagtcacttaatctctggctgcctcagtttcctgaactgtaaaatgggtatcaTGATAGCACCtgcccctcacccccccccccatgactaAAGAGGATCAGATGTGATCAGATCAGTCAAGCTGGTTTGGGCTTGAGAGACAGGCAGGCAGGGGGTATGGGAGAGGCCCTCAGGAAATGTTGGAGAATGAACGTATGATCTAATTGAGGAAGAGCTAAGTGTCTCCTTAAGGGACGGGAGACCCTCTGACCTTCACCTAGTCCTTTTGTTCTAGTGATCCTCCCATTTGGGACTGGCAGGATCTCCTGGATCCGCATGGAGAGCCTCAAGGCAGAGATGCCTCCTGGCTGGGCTAGCCAGGTCAGTGTTGGTGCCTCCCTCATGTAAGGCCTCCCATTGGACATCTCTACATCTGTCATGGCAAACTGAGGGGGAGGACCAGAGAAAATGCCCTAGCAATATGCCAGGAGGTTAAGAGAGGTGAGAGCCCAGGATAATGAGGGTCCTCTGAAGCCTGGAGGCTGGGGCTGCAATCAGGAAAGCTCTCTGCACaagactgtgtgaccttgggcacacaAATAGTTAACTTATTTGGacacagaagaaaataagggAGGTCGTTTGCCAGCTTCTATCACAGCTGTGACTGACACCCTGGACCCTTCCTAACACTCTGGTGCCAGCTCCTCCCCATCCTGCCCAACAGAAGAACAGAAGCCACAGCCCTTTTGATTTGAAAGCTTTattgccttttcctttttaagattaaaaacaCAAGCCAGTCTCTTTGACTGACAGCTTAATGTCCATCCATCTGCTCATCCCTGACTGTAAAGTGCATTTCCCTGGAACATgtgaatataaaaatatctttttatatgaAGAACCTGCAGAAACATCTTTCCAAGGCACTATGGGACCCACCACAGATGGGAATTCCTAGGCTGTACATTCAGATGGGCTCAAAAGGGCCTGTTCCACTGCCAGGGCCCCCAATAAACAGCAAATGTCCCACCACATACCCACTATGGATGGGCTGTGGTGTCAGCCAATAGgtgaccaccaccaccaccaccaaggtGCTTCCCTGATGGCCCCCATTGGGTAGATGCTGCACCGGAGGATGGCCCAGGAGAAACCCCTTTCCCCGGAGGCTGTCCTACTGAGCACCCTCCTCAACAGAAACAAACTCAAACCCTGAATCTGGGGCATCTaagtaagtctttctaggttccTTTGGAATTGGTTTGATttctggagaggagagagacccAATCTCTTTCTCCACCCTCCCACCCACTGTAAAtctaccttaaaaaaataaaacttcctccccccaccccaggaattATCCAAAACTAATGAGGCACAAGGCTCATCTTTATTGCACTTAGTCTGGCATGTAGGTCTGCCATGGGAAGGACATCGTGGAAGTGGATTGGGGACTAGGGTTGTGAGTGACGGGTGGCCTCATTTCCTCAATAACTGGATAGATGGCCTTGGGGAGTGAGCTCCCTGGCATGGAAAGTCTCCAAGGATGGGAAGAGTAAGAGGTGACCTCTCTTAGATGATAGGACTCTGGTACCAGGCAATGGAGGGCAAAGCCAAGAAACCCTGGAGTCCTAGGCAGGCTGGGTGTGCTATGGGGCCAGCAACATAACCCCATTCTTGAGGCCACCTTCCAAGATGGTAAATTGTGGGAAGGTGCTGACTTGCACTGGGAAAGGGAGCTAGGTAAAAGACAGATCTAAGCCTAGATCCCTCATGGAGGTGGAGGGCAGGGGAGTCACTGGCCACTCTCCTCCCTTGGTGCCTAACACCTTCAGCTGCTTCTCTGTTAGTCAGTCTGCGCCAGCAGCAGTCTCTTCTCCTGCCTTGGGGCTGGGGATGGGTCAGCCCTCTAAGGACTAGCTCTCTTACAGACCCTGCAGATTCAAGTTGCAAAGAATCCACAAAGGTTATATATAAGAAGTCCCATTcctgttacagatgaggaaactgaggctcagagaccaTGATGGGAAGAACCCTGGACTCGAATTCTAGCTgggccacttactagctgtgggacatGCAACAGATCTGGAGACAGGAccaagggaggatttgaacccaggcccctACTTTCAAATATACGGTCCCATCACTGGCTCTTTCTATTTAAGGGTAAAGTTTACCATAACCTGGAGTAACCCATTTGCAACACTGAGGTTGATCTTGGAAGTTATTCACTAAACCATCCCCTGGCCAGTTCAGTAGGACATGAAGACATGGTTGTCCCATCCATTCTCCTTCTATGTCATCCTCAGAGATCATTGACCGTGGAGAACTGAGACAAAGATATCAAGGAGCACTGGGTCATGGCTGAGCCCAATTCCAAGGAAGGATGctttggttgggggggggggtcataagGAGAACAGCTACTTCAAGTCCCAAGAAGCTGCTCTGGGACTGAGATGCCCCCATTGCAAACCAAGAGCCCCAAATCCACACTGGCTTTGAAATGGGGAGCCCTGCTGCCCAGCCCAGGGAGGtcaggaagaggggagagagggcaGGAGAGCTAGCCTCAAACTTTAACTGTTTTTCCTGAAAAGAAGAGGGACTGCGTTGGGAAAGAGAACTACCATGAGCCCCAATTAGTGTGCAACaccagcaacaataacaacaaaagtgaCTGTTCAGTGACCGTGTCAGAGGAGCAATAGCAGCATTAATCAGGAGAGAACCAACAGTGGGCAGCAAGGGCTGAAGGGGGCCCTGCAGCAGGAGGGAAGGATCTCCTACCCCCATTCGGAAGCAACATTTCCtagtgttttaagaaatgaatggcGAAGACCAGAGCTCACGGAAACCCATTGTTACAAGTGTCAGGTAGGCCCAGAGGGAGTCAAGAGACCGGGCTCTACCCTTCCTGACTATGGGTAAGTCCCTTcttagggcctcagtttcctcctctgtcaaatggggCCAAAAGCACTCCTGCACCCTCCCTGGGAGGATTTGGGGGAAGAAAGCACTTTATAACCCTGTCCTGGTCTGGTGACTATTACCTTGGCAGACCCCACCCCAACACCCTCCCCTTTGCTCTCCTGGCGGTCTCCAGCACCAAAGTCTCTTGGCAGTGGCAGCTAGGGTGCACCTTGAGTGAACACTCGGTTTGGGGATAGAATCCTGCTTGGATTGGCTGGCATCGAAGTGAAGGCTTGCTTAAAGACAAAGCTGTGCCCCATGGCAGGCAGGCTTTCCTGTCTGTCCCTTGGCTGCTGAGAGCCAGAAGACATTGGCATCAAGCCCAAGGATGCCACATAATCTCCTAGACAAAGAGTCCATCTGTCCAAGGCAGCTAATAGTAAGGGCCCAGCTTCTCGTATCCCAGATAACTTGGCCATTCCGGGTACAACCCATAGGAGCACCGTGGACTCCCAAAGTGGTCGAAGGAGATGCCCAAATCGGGCCCGGTCTGGGCCGGGGGCCCCCCCTGCATCCCCTGGAGTTCCGCCTGGATGATGCGGTAGTTCCTGCCCTGGTTGCTGTCCCAGTACGTCTGTCCATTACACTCATAACACACAGCAAACTCCATTCTCTCATAGGACTGGATCTTCTCGGGAAGGCTGATGGCGAAGGAGAAGGTGTCCCTGTCCGAGCCCGCGTACGTGTCCTTCATGTACTGGCACTCAAAGTCCGTGAAGTTCTTCCAGGTGTCAAAGGTCATGCGGATCTTGACCGTCTTCTCGAAGGCCAGGTTCTGGACCTTCACGGTCCCAGAGATGGCCTTGTCCTTTAGCACACAATTCTCCAGGCAGACGTGGTCGGCCTGCAGCCGGTTCCGGAAACTAAGGTAGTCGGCGGATGGCTGCTCAAAGTCCAAGACGAAGCTCTCGCATTCGGCTGTGGTCAGGGTCACGATGTTCTCCAGAAGCTCAGTGATGTTGAATGGGAGGTCCAAGGGGTCATCGAACTCTGAGTATACCTTGACCATGGTCAAGGCCAGCCCTTGGTTATCCGCGAAGGACACCCGCTTTTTAGCCTTCTTCTCCTGGACGAGTGGGGCCATGACACCATTGGCCTCACTCTGGCTATTCAGTTGAATGCAAGGCCGAAGGGGCTTGGTTGTCGTGGGCAGGATCTTGCAGGCAAATCTGTCCCGGCGCAAAGGGGAAGTCATGTAGCCATATCTGTACTCGATATCCACCGCCATGGTGGGGCAAGGAGGAAGACCctataaagagaagagaaatgggaaagaggAAGCGGTCAGTGATCCTGGACGCCTGGAGACCTGGGACTGGTTGACAAATGAAGCATTCCCTTCCACTTTGGCTTGGGGCTCAGACACCATAAGGGAGAAGATCAGGACTGAAGTCTGGAGGtggagattatgaaaaattgtcAGTAGCACAGTGACTAGAACATCAGGCCTaaagtcgggaggacctgagttcaaatctgacctcagacttattagcagtgtgacactgggcaagtcactttaccctgtttgcctcagttttcttctcttttacatgagctggagaaggaaatgacaagccacttcaggatctttgcagAGAAAATTTCAGATGGAGGCATAACTGAAAAAACACAGACTGTGAACATAGGCCAAGTGTGACCATCCCCCCTCTACAGAGAGGGAGACTGAGGTTACAGTGGTGTCTCATAAGGCCACTGCTCCCAAGGCAGAAGAGATTCCAACTCCCTAGAGACATGGAAACAACTATGAGAGATGGAAGCTGGCCATGAGCTCATGGTTCAACAAAGGGAAGTTAACCAGGAGCCTGGCTGATCCACAAATGGAAGTCAAAGTGAGTCTTGAGTTCTGGTAACTGGGGGAAGGaggaagtgatttacccaaggtcacacagctggttagcAGAACTGGAATCCAAGTCGAGAACTGCCAATTAGGggattgaaaaatgaataatggaCAAAGCTGATTGGAGTTTAAGGggcaaataataaaataacaaacaaacaaaaaaagaatccacCCCTCCTATAAATGCTCAGGGAAGAAGGTAATGCTAAAGGGAAGACCCCAAGGCTGGCCATAGGAGCTACAACAGGAAAATATGGCACAGATTCCTACTAAGGGAAGAGGATAGGAAAAGTCATCTTCTCCTGAGGGTCCACCTTAATCTCCCCCTCATTTGTTCTCTCCTCACCTATTACAAGAGATTTTGCCCAGGTGCCTCTGTTACTTCCCATGCTCCCAACTCTTGAGCTGATTGAAGCCTAGgtctgtttgggggggggggggagaatcatCTCTGTAAGATTCTCAAGGAGGCAGCTAAAATGATTTCCAATTAGACACCAATCTCCCTTCTGGGTCTCTCTCTTTCATGCACAGCCCAGCCAAACAGgcctttttatttttgctcattCATGATGCTCTCTCCCCCAGTTATAGATTtcatccccatccccaccccctaTTGGCTACCCTTCTTGCCTGGAATGGTCCACTTTACCTCCACATCTCAGAAGCCAGAAtatccttcaaggttcaactAGAGCTCCTTCTGACGCCCATCTCCCAGCTGCCAGGGTCCTTGCACCCCACAGCATCTCCTCTGCTTCTGGACACATCCCTGGCCCAACTGAAAGCTGTCCCCTTTGGCTCGTATGCATGCTGAGCCACACAAGCCAGGTCTCTGATAAATGGATTTCAAGAAGCTCCATATCAGCCACAGGACAAACCTATTTTGGAATTCTCTGGCCTTTTACAGACTGTGGGTACAGCTGGCCAGGCTCCACCCCTTGCCTTTTCCAGGGTTCAAAGAACTTATTAAACAAATTTCAATGACCCCATTAAAAAACCCAACCTCACAAAACCCCCGCACACAACCCCCTTAGGAAAACAACTTTGGAACTCACACagcaaattaggggaaaatcAGTCCTTAAATCTGTCCAAAGTTGGATGGGCCTTCCAGAATGTTGCTCTGGTAACCTGCCAGTTACTCCTGCCAGAAGTGGGGGTGCTAAAGTTGTTCCCCAACATGTTCTCCTTCCCTAGCAAAGATTTGGGGGTTCTGGTAGCTTGTTTTCTAATTGACTGGGAAGATCAGATTTCATGCAGAAAATTTGAGTCCTATCCCTAGTGCCATCCCCTGAAAGACTGtgatgaccttggtcaagtcacttcaccttttggggatcagttctttatttctaaaatgaagggattggaatgATGGTCTTTAAGGTTTTCTCCAACTCTATGACCCCAGACACCAGAGCCTGGGCTTCAAAGCCTAGATGTcacagataaaatagaaattggagtgggggaggggagaagggaagggaaggagaggttgGTTCAGGGATCACCACCCCTACCCAAGTCTGCCCAGGGCACAGGTGCAGGTGAGCCAGCAACTGTGGAGAGGCACATGGTCGGGTAGTGCCTAAGGCGGCTTCAACCAGTTTATCTGCCAACAATATGAAATGCTAACTTGACATCCTAGGATCTGAGTGGGAGGGAAGCCTGGATGTCCCAACCTCAGGCCCTGCATCCCTGGCAAAGCCCCCAGCCCagctgggagggggaggggctcACG
The Macrotis lagotis isolate mMagLag1 chromosome 3, bilby.v1.9.chrom.fasta, whole genome shotgun sequence genome window above contains:
- the PPP1R3B gene encoding protein phosphatase 1 regulatory subunit 3B, which translates into the protein MAVDIEYRYGYMTSPLRRDRFACKILPTTTKPLRPCIQLNSQSEANGVMAPLVQEKKAKKRVSFADNQGLALTMVKVYSEFDDPLDLPFNITELLENIVTLTTAECESFVLDFEQPSADYLSFRNRLQADHVCLENCVLKDKAISGTVKVQNLAFEKTVKIRMTFDTWKNFTDFECQYMKDTYAGSDRDTFSFAISLPEKIQSYERMEFAVCYECNGQTYWDSNQGRNYRIIQAELQGMQGGPPAQTGPDLGISFDHFGSPRCSYGLYPEWPSYLGYEKLGPYY